From Oryza sativa Japonica Group chromosome 4, ASM3414082v1, one genomic window encodes:
- the LOC107276184 gene encoding uncharacterized protein isoform X2, translating to MELEGRARPLLMLKEWLELESSAELSRDGFGCYPRRQLAAELRGGGGGSGRRRNGAVIERVSAAVRAALLIRPSSSAREGGEAALSKSFSRRLGRGFWRKRRGEGDEVNSRVDSCSAAAVSGRDDGSSPAMSPRRRSWEGRHAGGVAGRQSHETQVASKMDCEATCHLDEELEQGQRRSPVSVMDFLSQDEEDDDGEVEDGNGNSEYDDVDDSIASPTFQQSLSNIRRVGQQLLQKIRQFEQLAELDASDVDDATLAKEDVVCHVADSDSMEDDTEEAFVQDLVDLLEANSPGSTRCFQKLLIDFFYDGLPPWQGERLDGPDRAKLLLEIAKAWLDDQDFSSRFDGKAEVEEIERIGRWRCFKEVGQELLAVDLEGEIFWSLVAEMVGELG from the exons ATGGAGCTGGAGGGGAGGGCAAGGCCGCTGCTGATGCTCAAGGAGTGGCTGGAGCTGGAGTCCAGCGCGGAGCTCTCCCGCGACGGCTTCGGGTGCTACCCGCGGCGGCAGCTCGCCGCGGAGctccggggaggaggaggagggagcggcagGCGGAGGAACGGCGCCGTGATCGAGAGGGTGTCGGCCGCGGTGAGGGCCGCTCTGTTGAtccggccgtcgtcgtcagcgcgggagggaggagaggccgcGCTGTCCAAGAGCTTCTCGAGGAGGCTGGGGCGCGGGTTCTGGAGGAagcggagaggggagggggatgaGGTGAACAGTAGGGTGGATAGCTGCTCTGCGGCTGCCGTTAGCGGAAGGGATGATGGCTCGTCGCCGGCAATGTCGCCtaggaggaggagctgggaGGGTCGCCACGCAGGTGGCGTCGCCGGCCGTCAGAGCCATGAAACTCAG GTTGCGAGTAAAATGGATTGCGAGGCGACGTgccacttggacgaagagcTCGAACAGGGGCAGCGGCGGAGCCCAGTTTCTGTCATGGACTTCCTCAGCCAGgatgaagaagacgacgacggtgagGTCGAAGACGGCAACGGCAACAGCGAGTACGACGACGTAGACGACTCGATCGCGTCGCCAACGTTCCAGCAAAGTCTATCCAACATTCGAA GAGTAGGTCAGCAGCTACTGCAGAAAATTCGACAATTCGAGCAGCTAGCTGAGCTTGACGCATCCGATGTGGATGACGCCACCTTGGCCAAGGAGGATGTTGTCTGCCACGTGGCGGATTCCGACTCCATGGAAGATGACACCGAAGAAGCGTTTGTGCAGGACCTGGTCGACCTTCTAGAAGCAAACTCTCCTGGGTCCACCCGCTGCTTCCAGAAGCTTCTAATAGATTTCTTCTACGACGGGTTGCCACCTTGGCAGGGAGAAAGATTGGACGGTCCAGATAGAGCGAAGTTGCTGCTGGAGATTGCCAAGGCATGGTTGGATGATCAGGATTTCTCGTCGAGGTTTGATGGaaaggcggaggtggaggagattgAGCGGATCGGGCGGTGGAGATGCTTCAAGGAGGTCGGACAGGAGCTGCTGGCCGTTGATTTGGAGGGCGAAATCTTCTGGTCTTTGGTTGCTGAAATGGTTGGAGAGTTGGGTTGA
- the LOC107276184 gene encoding uncharacterized protein isoform X1 produces MELEGRARPLLMLKEWLELESSAELSRDGFGCYPRRQLAAELRGGGGGSGRRRNGAVIERVSAAVRAALLIRPSSSAREGGEAALSKSFSRRLGRGFWRKRRGEGDEVNSRVDSCSAAAVSGRDDGSSPAMSPRRRSWEGRHAGGVAGRQSHETQKQVASKMDCEATCHLDEELEQGQRRSPVSVMDFLSQDEEDDDGEVEDGNGNSEYDDVDDSIASPTFQQSLSNIRRVGQQLLQKIRQFEQLAELDASDVDDATLAKEDVVCHVADSDSMEDDTEEAFVQDLVDLLEANSPGSTRCFQKLLIDFFYDGLPPWQGERLDGPDRAKLLLEIAKAWLDDQDFSSRFDGKAEVEEIERIGRWRCFKEVGQELLAVDLEGEIFWSLVAEMVGELG; encoded by the exons ATGGAGCTGGAGGGGAGGGCAAGGCCGCTGCTGATGCTCAAGGAGTGGCTGGAGCTGGAGTCCAGCGCGGAGCTCTCCCGCGACGGCTTCGGGTGCTACCCGCGGCGGCAGCTCGCCGCGGAGctccggggaggaggaggagggagcggcagGCGGAGGAACGGCGCCGTGATCGAGAGGGTGTCGGCCGCGGTGAGGGCCGCTCTGTTGAtccggccgtcgtcgtcagcgcgggagggaggagaggccgcGCTGTCCAAGAGCTTCTCGAGGAGGCTGGGGCGCGGGTTCTGGAGGAagcggagaggggagggggatgaGGTGAACAGTAGGGTGGATAGCTGCTCTGCGGCTGCCGTTAGCGGAAGGGATGATGGCTCGTCGCCGGCAATGTCGCCtaggaggaggagctgggaGGGTCGCCACGCAGGTGGCGTCGCCGGCCGTCAGAGCCATGAAACTCAG AAACAGGTTGCGAGTAAAATGGATTGCGAGGCGACGTgccacttggacgaagagcTCGAACAGGGGCAGCGGCGGAGCCCAGTTTCTGTCATGGACTTCCTCAGCCAGgatgaagaagacgacgacggtgagGTCGAAGACGGCAACGGCAACAGCGAGTACGACGACGTAGACGACTCGATCGCGTCGCCAACGTTCCAGCAAAGTCTATCCAACATTCGAA GAGTAGGTCAGCAGCTACTGCAGAAAATTCGACAATTCGAGCAGCTAGCTGAGCTTGACGCATCCGATGTGGATGACGCCACCTTGGCCAAGGAGGATGTTGTCTGCCACGTGGCGGATTCCGACTCCATGGAAGATGACACCGAAGAAGCGTTTGTGCAGGACCTGGTCGACCTTCTAGAAGCAAACTCTCCTGGGTCCACCCGCTGCTTCCAGAAGCTTCTAATAGATTTCTTCTACGACGGGTTGCCACCTTGGCAGGGAGAAAGATTGGACGGTCCAGATAGAGCGAAGTTGCTGCTGGAGATTGCCAAGGCATGGTTGGATGATCAGGATTTCTCGTCGAGGTTTGATGGaaaggcggaggtggaggagattgAGCGGATCGGGCGGTGGAGATGCTTCAAGGAGGTCGGACAGGAGCTGCTGGCCGTTGATTTGGAGGGCGAAATCTTCTGGTCTTTGGTTGCTGAAATGGTTGGAGAGTTGGGTTGA